One part of the Pandoraea faecigallinarum genome encodes these proteins:
- a CDS encoding acyl-CoA synthetase: MDADTSRAPAQETSNDASGERKAIAPTDGATPANAFAWQIPTLYNIGVDVCDKWADGTNRLALVHESADGSHVRLTFDVLKQLSNQLANEWRAHGVKAGDRIGIFLPQSPATLVAHVAAYKLGAIAVPLFTLFGPEALAYRLQNSGAAVLVTDLASIGKIDDIRAELPDLRLVYVVHDDLPEAHHHVADDQDWGVAEDGLLALWPAIASRDPHFEPVQTRADAPALIIYTSGTTGKPKGALHAHRVLLGHLPGVETSHNGFPQEGDLIWTPADWAWIGGLLDVLLPALHHGVPVLSRRFEKFDPVAAFDLMARHGVRNTFLPPTALKMLRTVESPREHWPLQLRSVASGGESLGPELLAWGREHLGVDINEFYGQTECNMVVSSCAAEFPARPGAIGRAVRGHDVAIVDDDGTPLPVGSVGNIAIARPNPVMFLGYWHNPDATMEKYRGDFLLTGDSGFVDEQGYITFTGRSDDVITSAGYRIGPGPIEDCLIRHPSVQFAAVIGEPDELRTEIVKAFVVLREGYEPSDTLAREIQAFVKRRLAAHEYPRKVVFLPELPMTVTGKIIRKALREMGAAPG; this comes from the coding sequence ATGGATGCCGACACCTCCCGCGCCCCCGCCCAGGAGACGTCAAACGACGCCAGTGGCGAGCGCAAGGCGATCGCCCCCACGGACGGCGCAACGCCTGCCAACGCGTTCGCCTGGCAGATTCCCACGCTCTACAACATCGGCGTCGACGTCTGCGACAAGTGGGCCGATGGCACCAACCGGCTCGCTCTCGTCCATGAAAGCGCCGACGGCTCGCATGTACGTCTTACGTTCGACGTCCTGAAACAACTCTCCAATCAGCTTGCCAACGAATGGCGCGCCCACGGCGTCAAGGCGGGAGATCGCATCGGCATCTTTCTGCCCCAGTCGCCCGCCACGCTCGTTGCTCACGTCGCCGCCTACAAGCTCGGTGCCATCGCCGTCCCGCTCTTCACGCTCTTCGGCCCGGAAGCGCTGGCCTATCGCCTGCAAAATTCCGGCGCCGCCGTGCTCGTCACCGACCTCGCCAGCATCGGCAAGATCGATGACATCCGCGCCGAATTGCCCGATCTGCGCCTCGTGTACGTGGTTCACGACGATCTGCCCGAAGCGCATCACCACGTGGCCGACGATCAGGACTGGGGCGTCGCCGAAGACGGCCTGCTCGCCTTGTGGCCCGCCATCGCGTCGCGCGACCCCCATTTCGAACCCGTCCAGACCCGCGCCGATGCCCCCGCGCTCATCATCTACACGTCTGGGACCACCGGCAAACCCAAGGGTGCCTTGCACGCGCACCGGGTGCTGCTCGGTCATCTGCCGGGCGTGGAGACGTCGCACAACGGCTTTCCGCAAGAAGGCGATCTGATCTGGACGCCCGCCGACTGGGCGTGGATTGGGGGATTGCTCGATGTCTTGCTGCCGGCGCTGCACCACGGCGTGCCCGTCCTGTCGCGCCGCTTCGAAAAGTTCGATCCCGTCGCCGCCTTCGATCTCATGGCGCGTCACGGCGTGCGTAACACGTTCCTGCCGCCGACCGCGCTCAAGATGCTGCGCACCGTCGAGTCGCCGCGTGAACATTGGCCGCTGCAACTGCGCTCGGTCGCCAGCGGCGGCGAATCGCTGGGCCCCGAGCTGCTGGCGTGGGGGCGCGAGCACCTCGGCGTCGATATCAACGAGTTCTACGGGCAGACGGAATGCAATATGGTCGTGTCCTCCTGTGCCGCGGAATTTCCCGCACGGCCGGGTGCCATCGGCCGCGCCGTACGCGGGCATGACGTCGCCATTGTCGACGACGACGGCACGCCACTGCCCGTCGGCTCGGTCGGGAACATCGCGATCGCACGACCGAACCCGGTCATGTTCCTCGGTTACTGGCACAACCCGGACGCCACGATGGAGAAATATCGCGGCGACTTCCTGCTCACCGGCGATTCGGGGTTCGTGGACGAACAGGGATACATCACCTTCACGGGACGCTCGGACGACGTCATCACCAGCGCGGGCTATCGTATCGGGCCGGGGCCGATCGAAGACTGCCTGATCCGTCACCCCTCGGTGCAGTTCGCGGCCGTGATCGGTGAGCCGGACGAATTGCGTACCGAGATCGTGAAGGCGTTCGTTGTGCTGCGCGAAGGATACGAGCCGTCCGATACGCTCGCGAGGGAAATTCAGGCGTTCGTAAAGCGCCGTCTCGCGGCGCACGAGTATCCCCGCAAGGTCGTTTTCCTGCCGGAGTTGCCCATGACCGTCACGGGCAAGATCATCCGGAAAGCGCTCCGGGAGATGGGGGCCGCGCCCGGTTGA
- a CDS encoding carbonic anhydrase, whose translation MRDIIDGFLRFQREAFPQRVELFKRLATSQNPKALFVTCSDSRVVPELLTQREPGELFVIRNAGNIVPSYGPEPGGVSATVEYAVAVLGVQDIVICGHSDCGAMGAIARCTCLDHMPAVANWLRHADAAKAINAAHSFDTPDAKLDGLVRENVIAQLANLRTHPSVALALEQGRMNLHGWVYDIGTGGIDALDGATRKFVPLADSPGTVAVASRNMAGR comes from the coding sequence ATGCGTGACATCATCGACGGCTTCCTGCGATTTCAGCGCGAAGCCTTTCCTCAGCGTGTCGAGCTTTTCAAGCGGCTCGCTACCAGCCAAAACCCCAAGGCGCTGTTCGTGACGTGTTCGGACAGTCGCGTCGTGCCGGAACTGCTCACGCAGCGGGAGCCCGGCGAACTGTTCGTCATTCGCAATGCCGGCAACATTGTTCCGTCCTACGGCCCCGAGCCCGGTGGCGTCTCCGCGACGGTCGAATACGCCGTTGCGGTGTTGGGCGTGCAGGACATCGTGATTTGCGGCCATTCGGATTGCGGCGCGATGGGCGCCATCGCGCGTTGTACGTGCCTCGACCATATGCCGGCAGTGGCGAACTGGTTGCGCCATGCCGATGCGGCGAAGGCGATCAATGCGGCCCATTCGTTCGATACGCCCGATGCGAAGCTCGATGGGCTCGTGCGCGAGAACGTCATTGCCCAGTTGGCGAACCTGCGCACTCATCCTTCGGTGGCGCTGGCGCTGGAACAGGGGCGGATGAATCTGCACGGTTGGGTCTACGACATCGGAACCGGCGGCATCGATGCGCTCGACGGTGCGACGCGCAAGTTCGTGCCGCTGGCCGATTCGCCGGGCACTGTGGCGGTTGCCTCACGCAATATGGCGGGTCGGTAA
- the acnB gene encoding bifunctional aconitate hydratase 2/2-methylisocitrate dehydratase, whose translation MLENYRAHVAARAALGIPPLPLTAQQTAELVELLTNPPAGEAQTLVDLITHRVPAGVDEAARVKAGFLAAVAKGETACALISRERATELLGTMLGGYNIAPLIELLSDADLGAVAADALKKTLLMFDQFHDVKELADKGNANARAVLQSWADAEWFTSRPEVPQSLTITVFKVPGETNTDDLSPAPDATTRPDIPLHALAMLKNARPGITPEEDGKRGPVAFIESLKEKGHLVAYVGDVVGTGSSRKSATNSVLWFTGEDIPFIPNKRFGGVCLGSKIAPIFYNTMEDAGALPIELDVSQMEMGDVVELRPYEGKALKNGAVIAEFQVKSDVLFDEVRAGGRIPLIIGRGLTAKAREALGLPPSTLFRLAQQPADNGRGFSLAQKMVGRACGLPEGQGIRPGTYCEPKMTSVGSQDTTGPMTRDELKDLACLGFSADLVMQSFCHTAAYPKPVDVKTHQTLPNFISNRGGIALRPGDGVIHSWLNRMLLPDTVGTGGDSHTRFPIGISFPAGSGLVAFAAATGTMPLDMPESVLVRFKGKMQPGVTLRDLVNAIPLYAIKQGMLTVAKQGKKNIFSGRILEIEGLPDLKVEQAFELSDASAERSAAGCTVHLNKEPIIEYLNSNITLLKWMIAQGYQDPRSLQRRITAMEQWLADPQLLSPDADAEYAAVIEIDLADIHEPIVACPNDPDDVKTLSDVAGATIDEVFIGSCMTNIGHFRAASKLLEGKRDIPVKLWVAPPTKMDQKQLTEEGHYGVFGTAGARTEMPGCSLCMGNQAQVREGATVMSTSTRNFPNRLGKNTNVYLGSAELAAICSRLGRIPTKEEYMADMGVLASNGDKIYKYMNFDQIEDFKEVADTVQV comes from the coding sequence ATGCTTGAAAACTATCGTGCTCACGTGGCCGCCCGCGCCGCGCTTGGTATTCCGCCTCTGCCGCTCACCGCTCAGCAGACCGCCGAACTGGTCGAATTGCTGACGAACCCGCCCGCAGGCGAGGCGCAGACGCTGGTCGATCTCATTACCCACCGCGTGCCCGCCGGCGTGGACGAAGCCGCCCGTGTGAAGGCCGGCTTCCTGGCCGCCGTCGCCAAGGGCGAGACGGCCTGCGCCCTGATCTCGCGCGAGCGCGCCACCGAACTGCTCGGCACGATGCTGGGCGGTTACAACATCGCCCCGCTCATCGAATTGCTGTCCGACGCCGACCTCGGCGCGGTGGCCGCCGATGCGCTCAAGAAAACCCTGTTGATGTTCGACCAGTTCCACGACGTCAAGGAACTCGCCGACAAGGGCAACGCCAACGCCCGCGCCGTGCTGCAAAGCTGGGCCGACGCCGAGTGGTTCACGAGCCGCCCGGAAGTGCCGCAAAGCCTGACCATCACCGTGTTCAAGGTGCCCGGCGAGACCAACACCGACGACCTGTCGCCAGCCCCCGACGCCACGACCCGCCCGGACATTCCGCTGCACGCGCTGGCGATGCTCAAGAATGCACGTCCGGGCATCACCCCGGAAGAAGACGGCAAGCGCGGCCCGGTGGCATTCATCGAATCGCTCAAGGAAAAGGGCCATCTGGTCGCCTACGTCGGTGACGTCGTCGGCACCGGCTCCTCGCGCAAGTCGGCCACCAACTCGGTGCTGTGGTTCACGGGCGAAGACATTCCCTTCATTCCGAACAAGCGTTTTGGCGGTGTGTGTCTTGGCAGCAAGATCGCGCCGATTTTCTACAACACGATGGAAGACGCCGGCGCCCTGCCGATCGAACTCGACGTGTCGCAGATGGAAATGGGTGATGTGGTCGAGCTGCGCCCGTACGAAGGCAAGGCCCTGAAGAACGGCGCCGTGATCGCCGAATTCCAGGTCAAGTCCGACGTGCTGTTCGACGAAGTGCGCGCAGGCGGCCGTATTCCGCTGATCATCGGCCGTGGCCTGACGGCCAAGGCCCGCGAAGCCCTGGGCCTTCCCCCGTCGACGCTGTTCCGTCTGGCCCAGCAACCGGCCGACAACGGTCGCGGCTTCTCGCTGGCACAGAAGATGGTCGGGCGCGCCTGCGGCCTGCCGGAAGGTCAGGGTATCCGCCCGGGCACGTACTGCGAACCGAAGATGACCTCGGTCGGCTCGCAGGACACGACCGGCCCGATGACTCGCGACGAACTCAAGGATCTGGCCTGCCTCGGCTTCTCCGCCGACCTCGTCATGCAGTCGTTCTGCCATACCGCCGCGTATCCGAAGCCGGTGGACGTGAAGACGCACCAGACGCTGCCGAACTTCATCAGCAACCGCGGCGGTATCGCTCTGCGTCCGGGCGACGGCGTGATTCACTCGTGGCTGAACCGCATGCTGCTGCCCGATACCGTGGGCACTGGCGGCGACTCGCATACGCGCTTCCCGATCGGCATCAGCTTCCCCGCGGGTTCGGGTCTGGTCGCCTTCGCGGCAGCCACCGGCACGATGCCGCTGGACATGCCGGAATCGGTGCTGGTCCGCTTCAAGGGCAAGATGCAGCCGGGTGTCACGCTGCGCGACCTCGTCAACGCCATCCCGCTGTACGCCATCAAGCAGGGCATGCTGACGGTGGCCAAGCAAGGCAAGAAGAATATCTTCTCGGGCCGCATTCTCGAAATCGAAGGTCTGCCGGACCTGAAGGTCGAGCAGGCGTTCGAACTCTCGGATGCATCCGCCGAACGTTCGGCCGCCGGTTGCACGGTGCACCTGAACAAGGAGCCGATCATCGAATACCTGAACAGCAACATCACGCTGCTCAAGTGGATGATCGCCCAGGGCTATCAGGATCCGCGCAGCCTGCAACGCCGCATCACGGCGATGGAGCAATGGCTGGCCGATCCGCAACTGCTGTCCCCGGACGCCGATGCCGAATACGCCGCCGTCATCGAAATCGATCTGGCCGACATTCACGAGCCGATCGTGGCCTGCCCGAACGATCCGGACGACGTCAAGACGCTCTCGGACGTCGCTGGCGCAACCATCGACGAAGTGTTCATCGGTTCGTGCATGACCAATATCGGTCACTTCCGCGCTGCGTCGAAGCTGCTTGAAGGCAAGCGCGACATTCCGGTCAAGCTTTGGGTCGCGCCGCCGACCAAGATGGACCAGAAGCAACTGACGGAAGAAGGTCACTACGGCGTGTTCGGCACGGCCGGCGCGCGTACCGAAATGCCGGGCTGCTCGCTGTGCATGGGTAACCAGGCGCAGGTGCGCGAAGGCGCAACCGTGATGTCGACGTCGACCCGCAACTTCCCGAACCGTCTGGGCAAGAACACGAACGTGTATCTCGGCTCGGCGGAACTGGCCGCAATCTGCTCGCGCCTGGGCAGGATTCCGACCAAGGAAGAGTACATGGCCGACATGGGCGTGCTCGCCAGCAACGGCGACAAGATCTACAAGTACATGAACTTCGATCAGATCGAAGACTTCAAGGAAGTCGCCGATACGGTTCAGGTTTAA
- a CDS encoding phenylacetate--CoA ligase family protein, which produces MNEYFDTLETRAPALREQALLAALPAHVAHARTHAAYFAEVLDDIDAHEIGSRDALAGLPVTRKSDLSAFQQRHPPLGGLNATPMRGLAHIYQSPGPIYEPDGRGSDWWRFARAMFAAGLRAGDLVYNTYSYHFTPAGMMIETGAARLGCCVFPAGVGQTELQLEAIRHLRPVAYAGTPSFLKILVEKGEAAGADISSIRRATLSGEALPPSLREWFNARGIAARQLYGTADLGLIAFESDAQAGLIVDENVLVELVEPGGTRPVAEGEIGEVVVTNFNPDYPLIRFATGDLSAVEAGISPCGRTNMRLKGWLGRADQTVKVRGMFVHPGQIGEIGKRYPELVRVRLRVEGRVGDDRMRLLCETKDAPPEGLAARVQETLRDVTRLRAEVDFVAAGSLPLDGRLVEDARAYD; this is translated from the coding sequence ATGAACGAATACTTCGATACGCTGGAAACCCGTGCACCGGCGCTTCGCGAGCAGGCGTTGCTTGCTGCCTTGCCCGCCCACGTCGCGCATGCGCGTACGCACGCCGCATACTTCGCGGAGGTGCTCGACGATATCGATGCGCATGAGATCGGCTCGCGCGACGCGCTGGCCGGGCTGCCCGTCACGCGCAAATCGGATCTGTCGGCGTTTCAGCAGCGGCATCCGCCCCTGGGCGGCTTGAATGCAACACCGATGCGCGGTCTGGCGCACATCTATCAGTCTCCCGGGCCGATCTACGAGCCTGACGGTCGCGGCAGCGACTGGTGGCGCTTTGCGCGGGCGATGTTCGCGGCCGGGTTGCGGGCGGGCGATCTTGTCTACAACACCTACTCGTATCACTTCACGCCCGCGGGCATGATGATCGAGACGGGGGCGGCGCGCCTGGGCTGCTGCGTGTTCCCCGCCGGTGTGGGGCAAACGGAATTGCAGCTGGAAGCGATTCGTCATTTGCGCCCGGTGGCCTACGCGGGGACGCCGTCGTTCCTGAAAATTCTGGTCGAGAAGGGCGAGGCGGCGGGCGCGGACATTAGCAGCATCCGGCGCGCCACGCTCTCGGGCGAAGCACTGCCGCCGTCGTTGCGCGAGTGGTTCAACGCGCGGGGCATCGCTGCGCGGCAGTTGTACGGCACGGCGGACCTCGGGCTGATTGCGTTCGAGAGCGACGCACAGGCCGGGTTGATCGTCGACGAGAACGTGCTGGTCGAACTGGTGGAGCCGGGCGGCACGCGGCCTGTGGCAGAAGGCGAGATCGGCGAAGTCGTGGTGACGAACTTCAATCCGGACTATCCGCTGATTCGCTTTGCGACGGGAGACCTGTCGGCTGTGGAGGCCGGCATCAGTCCTTGTGGCCGCACGAACATGCGCCTCAAAGGCTGGCTCGGCCGCGCGGATCAGACGGTCAAGGTGCGGGGCATGTTCGTGCACCCGGGGCAGATCGGCGAGATCGGCAAGCGCTATCCCGAGCTGGTTCGCGTGCGTTTGCGCGTGGAGGGCCGTGTGGGGGATGACCGGATGCGTCTGCTGTGCGAGACGAAGGACGCGCCGCCGGAAGGGTTGGCGGCGCGGGTGCAGGAGACGTTGCGCGACGTGACGCGATTGCGCGCCGAGGTCGATTTCGTGGCGGCAGGATCGCTGCCCCTCGACGGGAGACTGGTGGAGGATGCCCGGGCCTACGACTGA
- a CDS encoding ABC transporter ATP-binding protein has protein sequence MEASLRVNNIEVIYDHVILVLKGVSLIVPQGKIVALLGANGAGKSTTLKAISNLLHAERGEVTKGTIDYRGERVEKLTPNGLVKRGVIQVMEGRHCFGHLTIEENLLTGGYVRHASRSAQQHALERIYAYFPRLKTRRKSQAGYTSGGEQQMCAIGRAMMAQPSMILLDEPSMGLAPQIVEEIFTIVRDLNQRENVSFLLAEQNTMAALRYADYGYILENGRVVMDGDANALRDNEDVKEFYLGIAKDGVSSAGSFRNVKSYRRRKRWIA, from the coding sequence ATGGAAGCGAGTTTGCGCGTCAATAACATCGAAGTTATCTACGACCACGTCATTCTGGTGCTCAAGGGCGTGTCGCTGATCGTGCCGCAGGGCAAGATCGTGGCGCTGCTCGGGGCCAACGGTGCAGGCAAGAGCACGACGCTCAAGGCGATCTCGAACCTCTTGCACGCCGAGCGCGGCGAGGTGACGAAGGGCACCATCGACTATCGCGGGGAGCGTGTGGAGAAGCTCACGCCGAACGGTCTGGTCAAGCGCGGAGTGATTCAGGTCATGGAGGGGCGTCACTGCTTCGGCCATTTGACCATCGAGGAGAATCTGCTCACGGGCGGCTATGTGCGGCATGCGTCGCGCAGTGCCCAGCAGCATGCGCTGGAGCGCATCTATGCCTATTTCCCACGTCTGAAGACGCGCCGCAAGTCGCAGGCGGGCTATACCTCCGGGGGCGAGCAGCAGATGTGCGCCATCGGCCGGGCCATGATGGCGCAGCCGTCGATGATTCTGCTCGACGAGCCGTCGATGGGCCTCGCGCCGCAGATCGTCGAGGAGATCTTCACGATCGTGCGCGACCTCAATCAACGCGAGAACGTGAGTTTTCTGCTGGCCGAACAGAACACGATGGCGGCGCTGCGTTATGCCGACTACGGTTACATCCTCGAGAACGGACGCGTGGTGATGGACGGCGACGCCAACGCCCTGCGCGATAACGAGGACGTCAAGGAGTTCTACCTCGGCATTGCCAAGGATGGTGTGAGCAGTGCGGGGAGTTTTCGCAACGTCAAGAGCTATCGGCGTCGCAAGCGCTGGATCGCCTGA
- a CDS encoding ABC transporter substrate-binding protein, producing MNTKQLTASLGLALALGTGATSPAFAQSNEQFIALADYRVGPYGANGQSFYGGFIDYLQYVNLKNGGVNGVKLTWEECETEYNNAKGVECYERLKGKNPTTKGTAYHVMATGISYALIDKTATDQVPLVMMGYGRTDAVDGTVFPWAFPLVTTYQMQASAIIKFLADKNGGQLNGKKIVFLYHDSAYGKEPIVAMQAESKIHKFNLIEIPVAHPGNEQGAQWLRIRQENPDYVVFWGWGVMNQTALKAAQKVGYPREKIVGSWWAGSEEDTIPAGPAAKGYMSATWNVAGKQVPLIADIEKVVYGAGKGNMQDPSKVGSVLYNRGVSAAVATVEALNTAQNKFGKGKVSTPVQVRWALENLNIDAARLKALGATGLLPDIKTSCEDHEGSGKVRIQQWDGTKWVMASDWIEGNRRLIHPLFEASAKQYAKEKGITPACFKG from the coding sequence ATGAACACGAAACAGTTGACGGCATCGTTGGGTCTGGCCCTTGCGCTCGGCACGGGGGCGACGAGTCCGGCATTCGCGCAATCGAACGAGCAATTCATCGCGCTGGCCGACTACCGCGTCGGTCCGTACGGCGCGAACGGCCAGTCGTTTTACGGTGGATTCATCGATTATCTGCAATACGTGAATCTGAAGAACGGCGGGGTGAACGGCGTCAAGTTGACGTGGGAAGAGTGCGAGACGGAGTACAACAACGCCAAGGGCGTGGAATGCTATGAGCGTCTGAAGGGCAAGAATCCGACGACCAAGGGCACGGCGTACCACGTGATGGCGACCGGCATTTCGTATGCGCTGATCGACAAGACGGCAACCGATCAGGTGCCGCTCGTGATGATGGGCTACGGCCGTACCGACGCCGTGGACGGCACCGTGTTCCCGTGGGCATTCCCGCTGGTGACGACGTACCAGATGCAGGCCTCGGCCATCATCAAGTTCCTCGCGGACAAGAACGGCGGGCAACTCAACGGCAAGAAGATCGTATTCCTGTACCACGATTCGGCGTACGGCAAAGAGCCGATTGTCGCCATGCAGGCGGAGTCGAAGATTCACAAGTTCAACCTCATCGAGATTCCGGTGGCGCATCCCGGCAACGAACAGGGCGCGCAGTGGCTGCGGATTCGTCAGGAGAACCCGGATTACGTGGTGTTCTGGGGCTGGGGCGTGATGAATCAGACGGCGCTCAAGGCGGCACAGAAGGTTGGCTATCCGCGCGAGAAGATCGTCGGCAGCTGGTGGGCCGGATCGGAAGAGGACACGATCCCGGCAGGTCCGGCGGCCAAGGGCTACATGAGCGCGACGTGGAACGTTGCCGGTAAGCAGGTGCCGCTGATCGCCGACATCGAAAAGGTCGTCTACGGCGCGGGCAAGGGGAACATGCAGGATCCGTCGAAGGTCGGCTCGGTGCTATACAACCGTGGCGTTTCCGCTGCGGTCGCTACCGTCGAGGCGCTCAATACGGCGCAGAACAAGTTCGGCAAGGGCAAGGTATCCACGCCGGTGCAGGTGCGCTGGGCGCTCGAAAACCTGAATATCGACGCGGCCCGCCTCAAGGCGCTCGGGGCGACGGGATTGCTGCCGGACATCAAGACGAGTTGCGAGGACCACGAAGGCTCGGGCAAGGTGCGCATCCAGCAGTGGGACGGCACCAAGTGGGTCATGGCGTCTGACTGGATCGAGGGCAACCGCCGTCTGATTCACCCGTTGTTCGAAGCGTCCGCCAAGCAATACGCCAAGGAAAAGGGGATCACACCCGCCTGCTTCAAGGGCTGA
- a CDS encoding branched-chain amino acid ABC transporter permease: MFYREAGQFKTSYVADSQIFPIRQDRIAVCSVLVVAFGVLPWIASEYWLTAILVPFLVFSLAALGLNLLTGYAGQLSLGTAAFMAVGAYASYNFQLRIDGMPILASFALGGASAALVGIAFGLPSLRIKGFYLAVATLAAQFFVLWALTKFPWLSNNSSSGVITAQKISVFGVDVDTPVRKYLFVLGVVTLMALVAKNLVRSHIGRAWMAVRDMDVAAEVIGIPLMRVKLLAFAVSSFYCGVAGALYAYCYLGSVEPDGFSLDLSFRILFMIIIGGVGSILGSFLGAAFILLLPILLDSTLPAIATFLHLPFTNATVSHIQLMVFGGLIVFFLIAEPHGLARLWQIAKEKLRIWPFPH; the protein is encoded by the coding sequence ATGTTCTATCGCGAAGCAGGGCAGTTCAAGACGTCCTACGTTGCCGACAGCCAGATTTTTCCGATCCGGCAGGACCGGATCGCCGTGTGCTCCGTGCTCGTCGTGGCGTTCGGCGTGTTGCCGTGGATCGCCTCCGAGTACTGGCTCACGGCTATTCTCGTGCCGTTTCTGGTGTTTTCGCTGGCAGCGCTGGGGCTGAATCTGCTCACGGGCTACGCCGGGCAACTGTCGCTCGGCACGGCAGCATTTATGGCCGTCGGAGCGTACGCCTCCTACAACTTCCAGTTGCGCATCGACGGTATGCCGATTCTGGCGTCGTTCGCGCTGGGCGGCGCGAGCGCGGCGCTCGTCGGCATTGCGTTCGGGCTGCCGTCGTTACGCATCAAGGGGTTCTATCTGGCGGTCGCCACACTTGCGGCACAGTTCTTCGTGCTGTGGGCACTTACCAAATTTCCGTGGCTCTCGAACAATAGTTCGTCGGGCGTGATCACGGCGCAGAAGATCTCGGTGTTCGGCGTGGACGTCGACACGCCGGTGCGCAAATACCTGTTCGTGCTCGGCGTGGTCACGCTCATGGCGCTCGTGGCGAAGAATCTCGTGCGCTCGCATATCGGCCGCGCCTGGATGGCCGTGCGCGACATGGACGTGGCCGCCGAGGTCATCGGCATTCCGCTCATGCGGGTGAAGTTGCTGGCCTTCGCCGTGAGTTCGTTCTACTGCGGTGTGGCCGGCGCGCTCTATGCCTACTGCTACCTGGGTTCCGTCGAGCCGGACGGCTTCTCGCTCGATCTGTCGTTCCGCATCCTGTTCATGATCATCATCGGCGGCGTGGGCAGCATTCTCGGCAGTTTTCTCGGTGCGGCGTTCATCTTGCTGCTGCCGATTCTGCTCGACAGCACGTTACCGGCGATTGCGACCTTCCTGCATCTGCCGTTCACCAACGCCACCGTCTCGCATATCCAGTTGATGGTGTTCGGCGGTCTCATCGTCTTTTTCCTGATTGCCGAACCACATGGGCTCGCGCGGCTCTGGCAGATCGCCAAGGAGAAGCTGCGCATCTGGCCCTTCCCGCATTGA
- a CDS encoding branched-chain amino acid ABC transporter permease, with the protein MQFFFEILIGGLLSGVMYSLVALGFVLIFKASGVFNFAQGAMVYFAALSVVGLMEHGLPLWAAAIGAFVVMVLLSMATERFVLRKLVNQSPITLFMATIGLSFFLEGLAPLLWGNEVRPLSLGIVDEPIASILDSTGVLISSFDLAAAGIAAVLVALLALFFKATSIGRALRAVADDHQAALSLGIPLQRIWVVVWSVSGFVALVAGMLWGSRNGVQFALTMTALKALPVLILGGFTSIPGAIVGGLIIGAAEKLAEIYVPQLLQAQFGGNFGGIEGWFPYVFALLFLLVRPEGLFGERHIDRV; encoded by the coding sequence ATGCAGTTCTTCTTTGAAATCCTGATCGGCGGCCTGCTCTCGGGGGTGATGTATTCGCTCGTGGCGCTGGGCTTCGTGCTGATCTTCAAGGCGTCCGGGGTCTTCAACTTCGCGCAGGGCGCGATGGTGTACTTCGCGGCATTGTCGGTCGTCGGCCTCATGGAGCATGGCCTGCCGCTGTGGGCCGCGGCCATCGGCGCCTTCGTCGTGATGGTGCTCCTGAGCATGGCGACGGAGCGCTTCGTGCTGCGCAAGCTCGTGAATCAGTCGCCGATCACCTTGTTCATGGCCACCATCGGCCTGTCGTTCTTCCTGGAGGGCCTCGCACCGCTGCTGTGGGGCAACGAGGTGCGTCCGTTATCGCTGGGTATCGTCGATGAGCCCATCGCCTCGATTCTGGACTCGACGGGCGTGCTGATCAGCAGCTTCGATCTGGCGGCGGCCGGCATTGCGGCCGTGCTCGTGGCTCTGCTGGCGTTGTTCTTCAAGGCGACGAGCATCGGTCGCGCGCTGCGCGCGGTGGCCGACGACCATCAGGCGGCGCTCTCGCTGGGCATTCCGTTGCAGCGCATCTGGGTGGTCGTGTGGAGCGTCTCGGGGTTCGTTGCCCTCGTGGCGGGCATGCTCTGGGGCTCGCGCAACGGCGTGCAATTCGCGCTCACGATGACAGCGCTCAAGGCACTGCCGGTGCTGATTCTCGGCGGCTTCACGTCGATTCCGGGGGCGATCGTCGGCGGGTTAATCATCGGGGCGGCGGAAAAGCTCGCGGAGATTTACGTGCCGCAACTGCTGCAAGCCCAGTTCGGCGGCAATTTCGGCGGTATCGAAGGCTGGTTCCCGTATGTCTTCGCGCTGCTGTTCCTGCTGGTGCGCCCGGAGGGGCTGTTCGGCGAGCGGCACATCGATCGGGTCTGA